One Urocitellus parryii isolate mUroPar1 chromosome 8, mUroPar1.hap1, whole genome shotgun sequence DNA window includes the following coding sequences:
- the Rfpl4b gene encoding ret finger protein-like 4B → MDRRLEVEIFCPICLELFFDPISLSCSHIFCFHCIQDWLRIREDSILICPLCRNENKKPVREELHIRMLTLWIRQHGSFLGQNLLWSTELLRFWVDVTLDAATANCLLVLSNDLKTVHCGKICHNLVECPKRFTRLACVLGSPCFSSGRHYWEVEVEQGTEWALGVCKELVERKRSMNLSPEHGFWIISLKAGEIHANSMQERIPASPDLCQVGIFLDVEMGEIKFFNVNNGDLICTAVLFSIAVWEHLCPFFYPESPAEQNSGSPLRIVSCEIYPPHKLSEMNESLDLKEVTMTKEETI, encoded by the coding sequence ATGGACAGACGTTTGGAAGTGGAAATATTCTGCCCAATTTGCCTGGAATTGTTCTTCGATCCCATTTCTCTGTCCTGTTCACACATTTTCTGCTTTCATTGCATTCAAGATTGGCTGAGAATTAGAGAAGACTCAATCCTGATCTGTCCCTTGTGtcgaaatgaaaacaagaaaccTGTCAGGGAAGAGCTGCATATTAGAATGCTGACACTATGGATCAGGCAGCATGGCTCATTCCTGGGGCAAAATCTCCTTTGGAGTACTGAGCTTCTGAGGTTCTGGGTGGATGTGACCTTGGATGCTGCCACCGCCAACTGTCTCCTTGTGCTCTCCAATGATCTAAAGACTGTCCACTGTGGGAAGATCTGCCACAACCTGGTGGAGTGTCCCAAAAGATTCACTAGGCTTGCTTGTGTCCTGGGCTCCCCCTGCTTCTCCTCTGGACGCCATTACTGGGAAGTCGAAGTGGAACAAGGGACAGAGTGGGCCCTGGGTGTCTGCAAAGAGTTGGTGGAAAGAAAGAGGAGCATGAATTTATCTCCTGAGCATGGTTTCTGGATCATTAGCTTGAAGGCAGGAGAAATTCATGCTAACTCGATGCAGGAAAGAATTCCTGCAAGTCCTGACCTTTGCCAAGTGGGAATTTTCCTGGATGTGGAGATGGGagaaatcaaattttttaatgttaacaaTGGTGACCTCATTTGTACAGCTGTTTTGTTCTCCATAGCTGTTTGGGAGCATTTGTGTCCATTCTTTTATCCCGAGTCACCAGCGGAACAGAATAGTGGTTCCCCATTGAGGATAGTCTCATGTGAAATTTACCCTCCTCACAAACTTTCTGAGATGAATGAGTCCTTGGACTTGAAAGAGGTCACCATGACCAAGGAAGAGACAATCTGA